A single region of the Lysinibacillus sp. B2A1 genome encodes:
- a CDS encoding DNA mismatch repair protein MutT produces MQVVEKAFGYITREHEGQLQVLVFEQNTEGAGIQIPKGTVEEGEAPLEAVSREMFEETGLSHLTVKGLIAEDYFNHYSGALQKRYFYHLTTNEKRDTWQHHTTGLNETGFIFSFYWITDEQEVTLAKGHGDYLYRLMAHVNH; encoded by the coding sequence ATGCAAGTTGTTGAAAAAGCATTTGGCTATATTACGAGAGAGCATGAGGGGCAGTTACAGGTGCTAGTATTTGAGCAAAATACAGAAGGAGCAGGTATCCAAATTCCAAAAGGCACAGTAGAGGAAGGGGAAGCACCGCTAGAGGCTGTATCTCGAGAGATGTTTGAGGAGACAGGCTTATCGCATTTAACAGTTAAGGGATTAATTGCTGAAGATTATTTTAATCATTATTCAGGCGCTTTACAAAAACGCTATTTTTATCATCTAACGACAAATGAAAAACGAGATACATGGCAGCATCATACTACAGGCTTAAACGAAACAGGTTTTATATTCTCCTTTTATTGGATAACAGATGAACAGGAAGTGACACTAGCAAAAGGGCATGGAGATTATCTGTATAGACTAATGGCCCATGTTAATCATTAA
- a CDS encoding cystathionine gamma-synthase (catalyzes the formation of cystathionine from L-cysteine and O-succinyl-L-homoserine): MKQRIETSLIHAGVRDGYANKKGAVNVPMYLSSTFHQESIDEFGEYDYARSGNPTRDALEKAVAELEGGVRAHAFSSGIAAVSAALMLLSQGDHIVLTEDVYGGTYRFVTKVLPRFGIKHTFVDFTDLAAVEAAITPTTKLLYMETPSNPTLGITDIRGVVTLAKQHNCLTFLDNTFMTPLHQRPLELGVDVVIHSATKFLSGHSDIIAGLTVTADEKLGQDLYFIQNSFGNILGVQDSFTLLQNMKTTDVRFSRSAESAQKIAEFLATNALVEQVYYPGLASHPGYDIHRSQCTSAGAVLSFRLPSYNAAKALVEAMKIPVFAVSLGGVESILSYPAKMSHAAMEPEERAKRGITDGLLRFSVGLEHVDDLIADFAQALDIAEKA, from the coding sequence ATGAAGCAACGTATTGAAACAAGCCTAATTCACGCAGGTGTTCGTGACGGCTACGCTAATAAAAAAGGTGCAGTCAATGTGCCTATGTATTTATCATCGACGTTTCATCAGGAGAGTATTGATGAATTTGGTGAATATGATTATGCTCGTTCAGGTAACCCTACAAGAGATGCATTAGAAAAAGCAGTTGCAGAACTCGAAGGTGGAGTTCGTGCCCATGCATTTTCTTCTGGAATTGCCGCTGTGTCCGCAGCCTTGATGCTATTATCTCAGGGTGATCATATTGTGTTGACAGAAGATGTTTATGGTGGAACATACCGTTTCGTCACTAAAGTATTACCACGTTTTGGTATAAAGCATACTTTTGTTGATTTCACAGATTTAGCAGCCGTTGAAGCGGCTATCACACCTACAACTAAATTGCTTTATATGGAAACACCATCAAATCCAACTCTTGGCATTACAGATATTCGCGGGGTAGTTACCTTAGCCAAACAACATAATTGTTTAACGTTTTTAGATAATACATTTATGACACCTTTACACCAACGCCCACTTGAGCTAGGCGTAGATGTTGTCATCCATAGTGCTACGAAGTTTTTATCTGGACACTCTGATATTATTGCAGGATTGACGGTTACAGCTGATGAAAAGCTAGGACAGGATCTTTACTTTATCCAAAATTCATTCGGCAATATTCTAGGTGTACAGGATTCCTTTACATTATTGCAAAATATGAAGACAACTGATGTACGCTTTAGCCGCTCCGCTGAATCGGCACAAAAAATCGCAGAATTTTTAGCTACAAACGCTCTTGTCGAGCAAGTATATTACCCTGGGCTTGCATCTCATCCAGGCTATGATATTCATCGTAGTCAATGCACTAGTGCAGGTGCTGTCCTATCTTTCCGCCTGCCAAGCTACAATGCCGCAAAAGCTCTTGTAGAAGCAATGAAAATTCCTGTTTTCGCTGTTTCTCTTGGTGGTGTTGAATCAATTTTATCGTACCCTGCCAAAATGAGTCATGCTGCGATGGAGCCTGAGGAACGGGCAAAACGTGGTATTACTGACGGGCTATTACGCTTCTCTGTAGGACTAGAGCATGTTGACGATCTGATTGCTGATTTCGCTCAAGCATTAGATATTGCCGAAAAGGCTTAA
- a CDS encoding cystathionine gamma-synthase (catalyzes the formation of cystathionine from L-cysteine and O-succinyl-L-homoserine) → MTINRSIETKLVQLGNLSDPRTGAVSPPIHLSTAYKHTGIGESTGFDYTRTKNPTRTLLEEGIADLEGGDVGFACSSGMAAIQLILSLFKPGDELVVPDDLYGGTYRLFNFFEETYNIKPIYSKFESVEQVEALINDKTRALFIETPTNPLMQEFDLQTYAELAHKHGAWLIVDNTFYTPYFQRPIELGADIVIHSATKYIGGHNDVLAGLVVAKGAELAERIAFLHNGSGMVLGAMDAWLLIRGLKTMHLRLKQHDANAKAIAAYLENEELVTDVLYTGKGGMLSFRLQKAEWIDPFLRNLKLITFAESLGGVESFITYPATQTHADMPYEERIERGVCDRLLRFSVGIEEAEDLIADLKQVFDILRKEA, encoded by the coding sequence ATGACAATCAACAGAAGTATTGAAACAAAACTTGTACAGCTTGGCAATTTAAGTGATCCAAGAACAGGTGCTGTCAGCCCACCAATCCATCTATCAACAGCGTACAAGCATACAGGAATTGGTGAATCCACTGGTTTTGACTATACACGTACAAAAAATCCAACCCGTACCTTATTAGAAGAAGGAATTGCAGATTTAGAGGGTGGGGACGTGGGCTTTGCCTGTAGCTCAGGTATGGCCGCTATTCAGCTAATTCTATCATTATTTAAGCCTGGGGATGAATTAGTCGTGCCTGATGATTTATACGGAGGTACATATCGACTTTTTAATTTCTTCGAAGAAACCTATAATATTAAGCCTATTTACTCCAAATTTGAATCCGTTGAACAGGTTGAAGCTTTAATCAATGACAAGACACGTGCCCTTTTCATTGAAACTCCGACAAACCCACTTATGCAGGAATTTGATTTGCAAACATACGCGGAATTAGCCCACAAGCATGGTGCATGGTTGATTGTTGATAACACATTCTATACACCATATTTCCAACGCCCAATCGAATTAGGTGCAGACATTGTTATTCATTCAGCTACTAAGTATATTGGTGGTCATAATGATGTCTTAGCAGGTTTAGTTGTTGCAAAAGGCGCTGAATTAGCTGAGCGTATTGCCTTTCTTCATAATGGCAGCGGAATGGTATTAGGAGCGATGGATGCTTGGTTACTTATTCGCGGCTTAAAAACAATGCATCTTCGTCTAAAGCAGCACGATGCAAATGCTAAAGCAATTGCAGCCTATTTAGAGAATGAAGAGCTTGTAACTGACGTGTTATATACAGGAAAGGGTGGTATGCTGTCCTTCCGTTTACAGAAGGCTGAGTGGATTGACCCATTCCTTCGAAACTTAAAATTAATTACGTTCGCTGAGAGCCTTGGCGGTGTGGAAAGCTTTATTACATATCCTGCTACTCAAACACATGCAGATATGCCATATGAGGAACGCATTGAACGTGGCGTATGTGATCGTTTACTACGCTTCTCAGTTGGAATTGAAGAGGCTGAGGATTTAATTGCTGATTTAAAACAAGTATTCGATATCCTTAGAAAAGAGGCATAG
- the mscL gene encoding large conductance mechanosensitive channel protein MscL: protein MWKDFKEFAMKGNIVDLAVAVVIGGAFGKIVTSLVANIIMPLVGILTGGIDLTESFVYGSGDATVKLGEFLQSIIDFLIIAFAIFMALRIMTKFSRKKEEAIVEEPAPELDAKEELLKEIRDLLKKEQA from the coding sequence TTGTGGAAAGACTTTAAAGAGTTTGCTATGAAGGGCAATATTGTCGATTTAGCAGTAGCAGTAGTAATTGGTGGTGCTTTCGGTAAAATTGTTACCTCCTTAGTTGCAAATATCATTATGCCATTAGTAGGTATTTTAACAGGTGGTATCGATTTAACAGAAAGCTTTGTCTATGGCTCTGGAGATGCTACAGTTAAATTGGGTGAGTTTTTACAGTCGATTATTGACTTTTTAATAATTGCCTTTGCAATTTTTATGGCATTACGAATTATGACCAAGTTTTCTCGTAAAAAAGAAGAAGCAATTGTGGAAGAACCAGCACCTGAATTAGATGCGAAGGAAGAGCTGCTAAAGGAAATTCGAGATTTATTAAAAAAAGAACAAGCATAA
- a CDS encoding group II intron reverse transcriptase/maturase, with product MRSPNTVLDSLTKQSTRENYKFERLYRNLYNVEFYLMAYAKIYAKEGNMTQGVDGQTIDGMSLERIERLIESLKDCSYQPKPSKRVYIPKKNGGKRPLGIPSFEDKLVQEVVRNLLEAMYEKTFSIHSHGFRPEKSCHTALMQVKDRFTGAKWFVEGDIKGFFDNIDHHKLIEILKRRINDEKFIDLIWKFLKAGFLEDWQYHKTYSGTPQGGIISPILSNIYLNDLDAFVLAYKEKFDKGKGRKRLKEYRTREARLYRANARYKEKWEEMNEEEKEQALQHLDELKNHMMELPYKDPMDENYKRIQYVRYADDFLIGVIGSKEDCQQIKHDISTFLSEELRIELSQEKTLITHSSKRARFLGYDIKISHDNKTTKYTASGHKQRTRTMSCELLLPHEVWQNKLIEYKALKIDEKTQKWKSTHRAHLLQNDDLEILMIYNAEIRGLYNYYKLANNVYKLDGFKFIMEYSMYKTFANKYKSSVRKIHRKYSINGDFAVRYETANGNKIAYFYKDGFKKKLLPSSFAEMDVISNTRNIIYNRTGLIERLVAKECEWCHATDVDLEIHHIKKLKDLEGKKRWEKRMIERNRKTMALCKICHLDLHIGKLD from the coding sequence ATGAGAAGTCCAAACACTGTGTTAGACAGTCTAACGAAACAATCAACACGCGAAAATTACAAATTCGAACGACTCTATCGAAACTTGTATAATGTGGAATTCTATTTAATGGCTTACGCTAAGATTTATGCGAAAGAAGGCAATATGACACAAGGTGTTGATGGACAAACCATTGATGGTATGAGTCTAGAACGTATTGAAAGATTAATTGAAAGCCTGAAAGACTGTAGTTATCAACCAAAACCGTCCAAAAGGGTTTATATTCCAAAAAAGAACGGTGGTAAAAGACCACTAGGTATACCATCTTTTGAAGATAAATTAGTTCAAGAAGTAGTAAGAAATTTACTTGAAGCTATGTATGAAAAAACTTTCTCGATACACTCTCATGGTTTCAGACCAGAAAAAAGCTGTCATACTGCACTTATGCAAGTGAAAGACAGATTTACTGGAGCTAAATGGTTTGTGGAAGGTGATATTAAAGGATTCTTTGATAATATTGACCACCACAAACTAATTGAGATCTTGAAAAGAAGAATTAATGATGAAAAGTTCATTGACTTAATTTGGAAATTTCTTAAAGCAGGTTTCCTAGAGGACTGGCAATATCACAAAACTTATAGTGGCACTCCACAAGGTGGAATTATCAGTCCAATCCTTTCGAATATCTATTTAAATGATTTAGATGCCTTTGTATTAGCTTATAAAGAAAAATTCGATAAAGGTAAAGGGCGGAAACGCCTAAAGGAATACCGTACAAGAGAAGCTAGATTATACCGAGCAAATGCAAGGTATAAGGAAAAATGGGAAGAAATGAACGAGGAAGAAAAAGAACAAGCACTTCAACACTTGGACGAGTTGAAAAATCACATGATGGAATTACCCTATAAAGACCCTATGGATGAAAACTACAAACGAATACAGTATGTGCGATACGCTGATGATTTCTTAATTGGTGTTATTGGGAGTAAGGAAGATTGTCAACAAATAAAACATGATATTAGCACTTTTCTGAGTGAAGAGTTGAGAATTGAATTATCACAAGAAAAAACGCTCATTACGCATTCAAGCAAAAGAGCAAGGTTTCTTGGATATGATATTAAAATTAGTCATGATAATAAAACGACAAAATACACAGCGAGTGGACATAAACAACGTACACGAACAATGAGCTGTGAACTTCTTCTACCACATGAAGTATGGCAAAATAAATTAATTGAATACAAAGCGTTAAAAATAGACGAAAAAACACAAAAATGGAAGTCGACTCATCGGGCGCATTTATTGCAAAACGATGACCTTGAAATATTGATGATTTATAACGCAGAAATTAGAGGTTTGTATAATTATTACAAGTTAGCGAACAATGTTTATAAACTAGATGGATTTAAATTCATCATGGAATATAGTATGTATAAAACCTTCGCAAACAAATATAAATCTAGTGTAAGAAAAATCCACAGGAAATACAGTATAAATGGAGATTTTGCGGTTAGGTATGAAACTGCCAATGGTAATAAAATCGCATATTTCTACAAAGATGGATTTAAAAAGAAATTATTACCATCTTCATTTGCCGAAATGGATGTTATTTCTAATACAAGAAACATAATTTACAACCGAACAGGTCTTATTGAAAGGCTTGTAGCAAAGGAATGTGAATGGTGTCATGCCACAGATGTGGATTTAGAAATTCATCACATTAAGAAGTTAAAAGACCTCGAAGGCAAAAAACGTTGGGAAAAGCGTATGATTGAAAGAAACCGTAAAACAATGGCACTTTGCAAAATATGTCATCTTGATTTACATATCGGTAAGTTAGACTGA
- a CDS encoding GlsB/YeaQ/YmgE family stress response membrane protein: MISFIWYLIIGGILGWLAGVILGKDVPGGIIGNIVAGIVGSWIGSMVLGNWGWRVSDFYVFPALIGAIVLIFIVSIILKSMRKAT, encoded by the coding sequence ATGATTAGCTTCATTTGGTATTTAATCATCGGCGGTATTTTAGGTTGGTTAGCTGGTGTCATTTTAGGAAAAGATGTACCTGGCGGCATCATTGGAAATATCGTTGCAGGGATTGTCGGTTCATGGATTGGTAGTATGGTTCTGGGCAATTGGGGTTGGAGAGTTAGTGATTTTTACGTATTCCCAGCATTAATTGGTGCGATTGTGCTTATTTTCATCGTAAGCATTATTTTAAAGAGTATGCGTAAAGCAACCTAA
- a CDS encoding isochorismatase → MKKALLVIDYTYDFVASDGKLTCGEPGQALDEKIASLIEQFIADQEFVVFANDLHEENDSFHPETKLFPPHNIRGTKGRHLYGQVGEMYNLNKDKVIWLDKTRYSAFAGTNLFILLKERGIEEIHLVGVCTDICVLHTAVDAYNLGISTVVYARGVASFDVAGHEWALRHFEQTLGATVIQY, encoded by the coding sequence TTGAAAAAAGCGTTATTAGTTATCGATTATACGTATGATTTTGTAGCTTCTGACGGAAAACTAACATGTGGTGAACCCGGTCAAGCATTAGATGAAAAAATAGCATCCTTAATTGAACAGTTTATTGCTGATCAAGAATTCGTTGTTTTTGCCAATGATTTACATGAGGAAAATGATAGCTTTCATCCTGAAACAAAGCTATTTCCTCCACACAATATTCGTGGCACAAAGGGGCGCCATTTATATGGGCAAGTTGGCGAAATGTATAATCTTAACAAAGATAAGGTAATATGGCTTGATAAAACACGTTATAGTGCATTTGCAGGAACTAATTTATTCATATTATTGAAAGAACGAGGCATTGAAGAAATTCATTTAGTTGGTGTATGTACGGATATTTGCGTATTACATACAGCAGTCGATGCTTATAATTTGGGTATTTCTACAGTTGTTTATGCACGTGGAGTTGCAAGTTTTGATGTTGCAGGTCATGAATGGGCATTACGTCATTTTGAACAAACATTAGGTGCAACAGTCATTCAGTACTAA
- a CDS encoding FAD-linked oxidase, producing the protein MFSIEKWKNGEKWTNWAGNVISYPGEMYLPQSIEDVVNIVKQARESGKTIRVTGAAHSFSAVAMPEHIALSLHKMRGLIAVNEAKQEATLWAGTYLYEIGPLLAKLGFALSNMGDIQEQSIAGAVSTGTHGTGVTLGSLSSTVTKWGFVDGTGTYREHTRGLDDLSEALHVSLGMLGVLVKVTIKVIPLYGLHYVGTRDKLTNGLTNFAEDIRQHRHVEWFYFPGSETIQVKRMNAVDPVYQSDWSKRIETMKLQIVENGAFFAMSELCKWKPLLSGALSKIAAANVVEGEKTGISYEIYPSPRSVRFQESEYAIPLMYFEACMEEIHATFKKGHFNVHFPLECRTTAGEAGYLSPTQGQESAFIAFHMYKGMPEEPYFEWIHTMMKKYKGRPHWGKQNHLTAQYVYELYPDIEKFLAIRHQYDPDNVFFTGYLSKLFTL; encoded by the coding sequence ATGTTTTCTATAGAGAAATGGAAAAATGGTGAGAAATGGACGAATTGGGCTGGCAATGTGATCTCTTATCCAGGTGAAATGTATTTACCTCAATCGATTGAGGATGTAGTCAATATAGTAAAGCAAGCGCGTGAATCGGGAAAAACAATTCGTGTCACAGGTGCAGCCCACTCCTTTAGTGCTGTAGCAATGCCTGAGCATATCGCACTTTCTTTACATAAAATGCGTGGGCTTATCGCTGTAAATGAGGCAAAGCAAGAGGCAACACTCTGGGCTGGTACCTATTTATATGAAATAGGACCTCTGCTTGCAAAACTTGGCTTTGCTCTTAGTAATATGGGAGATATTCAGGAACAATCCATTGCAGGAGCCGTGTCAACAGGTACACATGGAACAGGAGTAACACTAGGCTCGTTATCTTCAACAGTCACAAAATGGGGGTTTGTTGACGGCACTGGGACATATCGAGAGCATACTAGAGGCTTGGATGATTTATCTGAGGCTCTACATGTATCGCTCGGTATGCTTGGTGTACTTGTGAAGGTGACAATTAAAGTAATACCTCTTTACGGCTTACATTATGTAGGAACAAGGGATAAGCTGACAAACGGACTGACAAACTTTGCTGAGGATATTCGACAGCATCGTCATGTGGAATGGTTTTATTTTCCTGGTAGTGAGACCATACAGGTTAAACGCATGAATGCGGTAGACCCTGTTTATCAAAGTGACTGGAGCAAGAGAATTGAAACAATGAAACTTCAAATAGTAGAAAACGGTGCCTTTTTTGCTATGTCTGAGCTATGTAAATGGAAACCTTTGTTAAGTGGTGCTTTGAGTAAGATAGCAGCAGCAAATGTTGTAGAAGGGGAGAAAACAGGTATTAGTTATGAAATTTATCCATCCCCAAGAAGCGTAAGGTTCCAAGAGAGTGAATATGCTATTCCGCTAATGTATTTCGAAGCCTGTATGGAGGAGATACATGCAACCTTCAAAAAGGGGCATTTTAATGTTCATTTTCCATTAGAATGTAGAACTACAGCGGGAGAAGCGGGTTATTTAAGTCCTACACAGGGGCAAGAATCAGCCTTTATTGCCTTTCATATGTATAAAGGAATGCCTGAAGAACCTTATTTTGAATGGATTCATACGATGATGAAGAAATATAAGGGTCGTCCACATTGGGGGAAACAAAACCATCTAACTGCTCAATATGTATACGAACTATATCCAGATATCGAGAAGTTTTTAGCGATCCGTCATCAGTATGATCCAGATAATGTGTTTTTTACTGGTTATTTAAGTAAATTATTCACATTATAG